The following coding sequences are from one Eleginops maclovinus isolate JMC-PN-2008 ecotype Puerto Natales chromosome 13, JC_Emac_rtc_rv5, whole genome shotgun sequence window:
- the LOC134874816 gene encoding ectonucleotide pyrophosphatase/phosphodiesterase family member 2-like isoform X2, with translation MVDPKFNATFTLRSREKLNHRWWGGQPIWITAKKQGVKAASFFWPWMIPLERRILTILSWLHLPDNERPDVYAVHSEQPDTFGHRLGPLSSELDNPLREIDSIIGQLMNGLKQMNLHRCVNVIVVGDHGMEEAHCDRTEFLSSYPLNIDEIQLIPGSVGRIRPRDPKSSTYDPKVVVANLTCKMPTQHFKPYLKQHLPKRLHYANNRRIEDVHLLMERKWHIAKKMPEKWRKRCGFFGDHGFDNKITSMRTIFMGHGPSFKFQKKVPVFENIELYNVLCDLLGLKPAPNNGTYGSLNEMLKDPPFEPSMPEEVTAPSPASDPDTVVSHDLGCSCDDENKVEETIEAFSPAPDGMYSYNSTHLPFGRPAVMFDTQYSLLHHVEFISGYSKELAMPLWTAYTLPRQEDMTPIPEVSAGAQCIRVDPRVSADHSQSCTAYSQNNQLTYGPLFPPELASSPESRYDASLITNMVPMYPAFKRMWSYLQGTLLRRYAEENNGINVQAGPIFDNDYDGLRDTTEKIKEFSGEAPSVPTHFYTVVTSCQELNQTVEECDGDLRVFSFLLPHRQDNTEACNSAEDESQWVEELLQFHTARVRDVEILTGLDLYRSTNLTLTSTLSLKTHLHTFESDD, from the exons ATGGTTGATCCCAAGTTTAATGCCACCTTCACCCTGCGCTCCAGGGAGAAACTGAACCACCGCTGGTGGGGCGGACAGCCA atttggatCACAGCAAAGAAACAAGGAGTGAAAGCAGCTTCTTTCTTCTGGCCATG gatgATTCCTCTGGAGAGAAGGATTTTGACTATCCTGAGCTGGCTGCATCTGCCTGATAATGAGAG GCCAGACGTTTATGCCGTGCACTCGGAGCAGCCTGATACCTTCGGACACCGCCTGGGGCCGCTCAGCAGTGAG CTGGATAACCCTCTCAGAGAGATTGATAGCATCATTGGTCAGCTGATGAACGGTCTGAAGCAGATGAACCTGCATCGCTGCGTCAACGTCATTGTCGTAGGAGACCACG GTATGGAGGAGGCTCACTGTGACCGCACAGAGTTCCTCAGCAGCTACCCGCTGAACATAGACGAGATCCAGCTGATCCCCGGCTCGGTGGGCAGAATACGACCCCGAGATCCCAAATCCTCCACTT ATGACCCAAAAGTAGTGGTGGCAAACCTCACT tGTAAAATGCCGACGCAGCACTTCAAGCCGTACCTAAAGCAACATTTACCCAAGAGGCTTCACTACGCTAACAACCGCAGGATCGAGGACGTCCACCTATTGATGGAGAGGAAGTGGCACATTGCAAA GAAAATGCCCGAAAAATGGAGGAAACGATGTGGTTTCTTTGGTGACCACGGCTTTGACAACAAGATAACCAGCATGAGG ACCATATTCATGGGTCATGGACCAAGTTTCAAGTTCCAGAAAAAAGTGCCAGTGTTTGAAAATATAGAATTATACAACGTCTTGTGTG atCTGTTAGGGTTGAAGCCGGCCCCTAACAATGGGACGTACGGCAGCCTGAACGAAATGCTGAAAGATCCTCCGTTCGAGCCCAGCATGCCAGAGGAAGTGACAGCGCCGTCTCCAGCGTCTGACCCTGACACCGTCGTGAGCCACGACCTGGGCTGCAGCTGTGACGATGAG AATAAAGTGGAGGAGACGATTGAAGCCTTCAGTCCTGCACCTGATGGGATGTACAGTTACA acagtACTCACCTCCCGTTTGGTCGTCCTGCCGTCATGTTTGACACTCAGTACAGTCTGCTCCATCATGTGGAGTTCATCAGCGGCTACAGCAAGGAGCTGGCCATGCCTCTGTGGACAGCATACACACTCCCgcgacag GAGGACATGACTCCCATCCCGGAGGTCTCCGCCGGGGCTCAGTGTATTCGAGTGGACCCCAGAGTGTCAGCTGATCACAGTCAGAGCTGCACCGCCTACAGCCAGAACAACCAGCTCACTTACGGACCCCTCTTCCCTCCAG AGCTGGCATCTTCTCCAGAGTCAAGATATGACGCTTCGCTCATCACCAACATGGTCCCCATGTACCCTGCATTCAAGA GGATGTGGAGTTACCTGCAGGGGACGCTGCTGAGGCGTTACGCAGAGGAAAACAACGGCATCAACGTTCAAGCTGGACCCATATTTGACAACGACTACGACGGCCTGCGAGACACCACAGAGAAGATAAAAGA GTTCTCGGGCGAAGCCCCGTCCGTCCCCACCCACTTCTACACGGTGGTGACAAGCTGCCAGGAGCTGAACCAGACTGTGGAGGAGTGTGATGGGGATCTGAGGGTCTTCTCCTTCCTGCTGCCCCACCGACAGGACAACACCGAGGCTTGCAAT
- the LOC134874816 gene encoding ectonucleotide pyrophosphatase/phosphodiesterase family member 2-like isoform X1: MVDPKFNATFTLRSREKLNHRWWGGQPIWITAKKQGVKAASFFWPWMIPLERRILTILSWLHLPDNERPDVYAVHSEQPDTFGHRLGPLSSELDNPLREIDSIIGQLMNGLKQMNLHRCVNVIVVGDHGMEEAHCDRTEFLSSYPLNIDEIQLIPGSVGRIRPRDPKSSTYDPKVVVANLTCKMPTQHFKPYLKQHLPKRLHYANNRRIEDVHLLMERKWHIAKKMPEKWRKRCGFFGDHGFDNKITSMRTIFMGHGPSFKFQKKVPVFENIELYNVLCDLLGLKPAPNNGTYGSLNEMLKDPPFEPSMPEEVTAPSPASDPDTVVSHDLGCSCDDENKVEETIEAFSPAPDGMYSYNSTHLPFGRPAVMFDTQYSLLHHVEFISGYSKELAMPLWTAYTLPRQGQNTTEVQEHQNINTKEDMTPIPEVSAGAQCIRVDPRVSADHSQSCTAYSQNNQLTYGPLFPPELASSPESRYDASLITNMVPMYPAFKRMWSYLQGTLLRRYAEENNGINVQAGPIFDNDYDGLRDTTEKIKEFSGEAPSVPTHFYTVVTSCQELNQTVEECDGDLRVFSFLLPHRQDNTEACNSAEDESQWVEELLQFHTARVRDVEILTGLDLYRSTNLTLTSTLSLKTHLHTFESDD, translated from the exons ATGGTTGATCCCAAGTTTAATGCCACCTTCACCCTGCGCTCCAGGGAGAAACTGAACCACCGCTGGTGGGGCGGACAGCCA atttggatCACAGCAAAGAAACAAGGAGTGAAAGCAGCTTCTTTCTTCTGGCCATG gatgATTCCTCTGGAGAGAAGGATTTTGACTATCCTGAGCTGGCTGCATCTGCCTGATAATGAGAG GCCAGACGTTTATGCCGTGCACTCGGAGCAGCCTGATACCTTCGGACACCGCCTGGGGCCGCTCAGCAGTGAG CTGGATAACCCTCTCAGAGAGATTGATAGCATCATTGGTCAGCTGATGAACGGTCTGAAGCAGATGAACCTGCATCGCTGCGTCAACGTCATTGTCGTAGGAGACCACG GTATGGAGGAGGCTCACTGTGACCGCACAGAGTTCCTCAGCAGCTACCCGCTGAACATAGACGAGATCCAGCTGATCCCCGGCTCGGTGGGCAGAATACGACCCCGAGATCCCAAATCCTCCACTT ATGACCCAAAAGTAGTGGTGGCAAACCTCACT tGTAAAATGCCGACGCAGCACTTCAAGCCGTACCTAAAGCAACATTTACCCAAGAGGCTTCACTACGCTAACAACCGCAGGATCGAGGACGTCCACCTATTGATGGAGAGGAAGTGGCACATTGCAAA GAAAATGCCCGAAAAATGGAGGAAACGATGTGGTTTCTTTGGTGACCACGGCTTTGACAACAAGATAACCAGCATGAGG ACCATATTCATGGGTCATGGACCAAGTTTCAAGTTCCAGAAAAAAGTGCCAGTGTTTGAAAATATAGAATTATACAACGTCTTGTGTG atCTGTTAGGGTTGAAGCCGGCCCCTAACAATGGGACGTACGGCAGCCTGAACGAAATGCTGAAAGATCCTCCGTTCGAGCCCAGCATGCCAGAGGAAGTGACAGCGCCGTCTCCAGCGTCTGACCCTGACACCGTCGTGAGCCACGACCTGGGCTGCAGCTGTGACGATGAG AATAAAGTGGAGGAGACGATTGAAGCCTTCAGTCCTGCACCTGATGGGATGTACAGTTACA acagtACTCACCTCCCGTTTGGTCGTCCTGCCGTCATGTTTGACACTCAGTACAGTCTGCTCCATCATGTGGAGTTCATCAGCGGCTACAGCAAGGAGCTGGCCATGCCTCTGTGGACAGCATACACACTCCCgcgacag gggcaGAACACGACGGAGGTGCAGGAacatcaaaacataaacacaaag GAGGACATGACTCCCATCCCGGAGGTCTCCGCCGGGGCTCAGTGTATTCGAGTGGACCCCAGAGTGTCAGCTGATCACAGTCAGAGCTGCACCGCCTACAGCCAGAACAACCAGCTCACTTACGGACCCCTCTTCCCTCCAG AGCTGGCATCTTCTCCAGAGTCAAGATATGACGCTTCGCTCATCACCAACATGGTCCCCATGTACCCTGCATTCAAGA GGATGTGGAGTTACCTGCAGGGGACGCTGCTGAGGCGTTACGCAGAGGAAAACAACGGCATCAACGTTCAAGCTGGACCCATATTTGACAACGACTACGACGGCCTGCGAGACACCACAGAGAAGATAAAAGA GTTCTCGGGCGAAGCCCCGTCCGTCCCCACCCACTTCTACACGGTGGTGACAAGCTGCCAGGAGCTGAACCAGACTGTGGAGGAGTGTGATGGGGATCTGAGGGTCTTCTCCTTCCTGCTGCCCCACCGACAGGACAACACCGAGGCTTGCAAT